From one Syntrophales bacterium genomic stretch:
- the leuB gene encoding 3-isopropylmalate dehydrogenase has product MAETIEIAVFPGDGIGPEVINEALKVLKAVGKKVGVEFMIHFGFVGGAAYDEYGEPLPAVSMELARRSKGVLLGAVGGPKWDVLDFHLRPERALLGLRSGLNLFANLRPVTVFEELIEASPLKKEIISGVDILIVRELTGDVYFGEPRGIREDRGMRVGINTLIYTEEEIRRIARVAFEAAMGRRKKITSVDKANVLESNQLWREVVSEVAKGYPEVELNHMFVDNCAMQLILNPRQFDVIVTTNMFGDILSDEGATITGSIGLLPSASLGYEHSLYEPIHGSAPDIAGKNIANPLAAILSVALMFRYTLKMEEAASMIENAVRRVLREGLRTRDIYKEGTTLVGTSEMGDAVVGAL; this is encoded by the coding sequence ATGGCAGAAACTATAGAGATAGCTGTATTTCCCGGTGATGGTATTGGTCCGGAGGTGATCAATGAGGCATTGAAGGTATTGAAAGCGGTGGGGAAAAAGGTAGGAGTGGAGTTTATGATCCATTTTGGTTTTGTGGGTGGCGCTGCCTACGATGAGTATGGCGAACCTTTACCTGCGGTTTCTATGGAGCTCGCGAGAAGATCCAAGGGGGTATTGTTGGGTGCAGTGGGTGGTCCAAAGTGGGATGTATTGGATTTCCATCTTCGACCTGAGAGGGCACTACTGGGACTCCGTTCCGGACTCAACCTCTTTGCAAATTTACGGCCTGTAACCGTGTTTGAGGAACTCATAGAGGCCTCTCCTCTAAAGAAAGAAATCATCTCCGGTGTGGACATACTCATCGTAAGGGAACTCACGGGGGATGTGTACTTCGGTGAACCCCGGGGTATTCGGGAAGATAGGGGTATGCGCGTCGGGATCAATACCCTCATTTATACCGAGGAGGAAATAAGGAGGATAGCTCGGGTAGCCTTTGAAGCGGCAATGGGAAGACGAAAGAAGATCACGTCAGTGGATAAGGCGAATGTTCTCGAGAGCAATCAGCTCTGGAGGGAGGTTGTGTCTGAAGTGGCCAAAGGTTATCCTGAAGTAGAGTTGAATCACATGTTTGTGGATAACTGCGCCATGCAGCTCATTCTGAATCCTCGTCAGTTCGATGTCATAGTGACGACGAACATGTTCGGCGATATACTGAGTGATGAGGGTGCTACAATCACAGGTTCTATTGGTCTTTTACCCTCGGCGAGTCTCGGATACGAACATTCCCTCTACGAGCCCATTCATGGCTCAGCGCCGGATATTGCGGGAAAGAACATCGCTAACCCTCTCGCTGCGATCCTCTCTGTTGCCCTTATGTTCCGTTACACACTTAAAATGGAGGAAGCAGCCTCAATGATAGAGAACGCTGTTCGCCGTGTGCTCAGAGAGGGTTTGCGAACGCGAGATATTTACAAAGAAGGAACAACTCTCGTTGGAACATCTGAAATGGGCGATGCTGTAGTGGGTGCTCTCTAA
- a CDS encoding 3-isopropylmalate dehydratase small subunit has protein sequence MKFRGRVWKFGDHINTDLIIPARYINRTDPSFLALHVMEDADPTFASKVQPGDIIVAGENFGSGSSREHAPIAIKAAGIVCVIAKSFARIFYRNAFNIGLPIFECRPLYELVEEGEVIEVDGDSGLISLPNGDVLNVEPIPPFMQELVRAGGLIPYLTARTRKL, from the coding sequence ATGAAATTCAGGGGTCGTGTGTGGAAATTCGGGGATCACATAAATACGGATTTAATCATACCGGCAAGGTACATCAATCGCACCGATCCTTCTTTTCTGGCATTGCACGTTATGGAGGACGCAGATCCCACCTTTGCCTCCAAAGTGCAGCCGGGAGACATAATAGTGGCGGGTGAAAATTTCGGTTCTGGTTCATCTCGGGAGCACGCCCCTATTGCGATAAAGGCGGCAGGTATCGTTTGTGTTATAGCTAAGAGTTTTGCCCGCATATTTTACCGCAACGCTTTTAACATTGGTCTTCCCATATTCGAATGCCGTCCTCTCTACGAACTTGTAGAGGAGGGTGAAGTGATCGAGGTGGATGGTGATAGCGGTTTAATCTCTTTGCCGAATGGTGATGTCCTCAACGTAGAGCCCATCCCTCCCTTTATGCAGGAACTTGTGAGGGCGGGTGGTCTCATACCTTACCTGACTGCGCGTACCAGAAAGCTGTGA
- a CDS encoding ATP-binding protein, which translates to MNRAIEIFMQKVKQSKLSIPAWALIASAALLVLLFTIILVRDIKRQEALTAKLLIEKGEAIIRSLEAGARTGIGLKWGAFELQKLLMETAQQPGVDYIIITSADGTILADSEPALIGDIYEPGFDLKTTINENITYWRRIPNVNGADTFEVYRRFITYPKLQRETPPSERIEGYFIFVGLDTSPVVASRSIETKRAILTVTFLCLAGFAGITAIFLAERYRGAKRSITRMQAFSDHLMEQMPAGLIAVNAEGKIVFFNKMAEKITGKKATQTIGKSPSEVLHPLFVEYLTKKGEDTLEEVEFSAEPGRKVFLEITRSLWNDGQETGRLLLFRDVTEMRKLHEEIARNRQLAALGNLAAGVAHEIRNPLSSIKGFATYFRERYQHTPNDAEIAELMLSEVNRLNRVITQLLDLARPPQIIRRRVDMKGLIEESLRLVEERLREKNISLNFDLEEGLFAFIDPDHIRQVFLNVLINAIDALSDGGTLEVKSQSNERGITVIVKDTGSGIKKEDLNRVFDPYFTTKPSGVGLGLAIASRIMESHGGSIRLESEERKGTCVFLHLPHTIDERKSI; encoded by the coding sequence TTGAATCGTGCTATAGAAATTTTCATGCAAAAGGTTAAGCAATCAAAGCTTTCCATTCCTGCATGGGCCCTTATAGCATCCGCCGCCCTTCTTGTATTACTCTTTACAATCATCCTCGTGCGGGACATAAAAAGACAGGAAGCTCTAACAGCAAAACTCCTCATTGAGAAAGGAGAGGCCATTATCCGCTCTCTCGAAGCAGGGGCTCGTACGGGAATAGGCTTAAAATGGGGAGCCTTTGAGTTGCAAAAACTACTCATGGAAACGGCCCAACAACCAGGGGTAGATTACATCATTATAACATCCGCCGATGGCACCATATTAGCGGACAGTGAACCAGCTCTCATCGGAGACATCTACGAACCTGGCTTCGATTTAAAAACCACTATAAATGAGAACATCACCTACTGGAGAAGGATACCAAACGTAAATGGGGCTGACACATTTGAAGTTTATCGTCGCTTCATAACCTATCCGAAACTCCAGAGAGAAACACCGCCCAGTGAGAGAATTGAAGGGTATTTCATCTTTGTCGGGTTGGATACGAGTCCTGTTGTTGCTTCCCGAAGTATCGAGACCAAAAGGGCAATTTTGACCGTCACATTTCTCTGTCTTGCCGGCTTCGCAGGTATCACTGCGATCTTCCTTGCGGAGCGCTACCGCGGGGCAAAGAGATCAATAACACGCATGCAAGCCTTCTCTGACCACCTCATGGAGCAAATGCCCGCAGGCCTGATTGCCGTAAATGCTGAAGGGAAGATCGTCTTCTTCAACAAAATGGCAGAAAAAATAACAGGCAAAAAGGCAACTCAAACAATAGGAAAATCTCCTTCAGAAGTCTTACACCCCCTGTTTGTTGAATATCTCACAAAAAAAGGAGAAGACACTTTGGAGGAAGTAGAATTTTCCGCGGAACCAGGGAGAAAAGTCTTCCTGGAAATAACCCGCTCCTTGTGGAACGATGGTCAAGAAACAGGAAGATTGCTCCTCTTCAGAGATGTAACGGAAATGAGAAAATTACACGAAGAAATTGCAAGGAACCGGCAACTTGCCGCTCTCGGCAACCTGGCAGCAGGTGTTGCCCATGAGATAAGAAATCCACTGAGCTCTATAAAGGGATTTGCCACCTATTTCCGAGAAAGATATCAGCATACGCCCAACGACGCCGAGATTGCAGAACTCATGTTAAGTGAGGTAAATCGTCTAAATCGCGTGATAACACAGCTACTAGACCTCGCTCGTCCACCGCAAATAATAAGGCGAAGAGTGGATATGAAGGGGCTGATCGAAGAATCTTTAAGACTCGTTGAAGAACGCTTAAGGGAAAAAAACATCTCCCTCAACTTTGACCTCGAAGAAGGTCTCTTCGCCTTTATAGACCCGGATCACATAAGACAGGTGTTTTTAAATGTCCTTATCAACGCCATTGACGCGCTAAGCGATGGTGGTACACTTGAGGTAAAATCTCAGAGTAATGAAAGAGGAATCACAGTGATTGTGAAGGATACAGGTTCTGGCATAAAAAAAGAGGACCTAAACCGTGTGTTTGATCCCTACTTCACCACAAAGCCATCGGGAGTAGGTCTGGGTCTTGCAATAGCCTCGCGCATCATGGAATCCCACGGAGGGAGCATACGTCTGGAAAGTGAAGAGAGGAAAGGCACTTGTGTATTTCTCCACCTACCCCATACGATAGATGAGAGGAAATCCATATGA
- the pyrE gene encoding orotate phosphoribosyltransferase — protein sequence MSVELWRDRLAKLIITRSFQYREDPPFVLASGKKSNYYFNCKATTLHPEGMNLIGNILFSMVKDLPITAAGGLTLGADPMAIALSLISFQQNKPIKAFIVRKETKGHGMERTIEGEVYPGERVVILDDVITTGGSTITAIERARANGLVVEGVISLIDREEGGRENILKHVDSVRSVFTRSEIFELFRVLSAAD from the coding sequence GTGAGTGTTGAGTTATGGAGAGATAGATTGGCAAAGCTGATTATTACGAGATCCTTTCAGTACCGGGAAGATCCACCTTTTGTTCTGGCTTCGGGGAAGAAGAGCAATTACTACTTCAACTGTAAAGCCACTACCCTTCATCCTGAGGGTATGAATCTCATCGGCAACATTCTCTTCTCGATGGTTAAGGACTTGCCCATAACCGCCGCTGGAGGATTGACCCTCGGTGCTGATCCTATGGCCATTGCCCTCTCCCTCATATCGTTTCAGCAGAACAAGCCCATAAAGGCTTTCATAGTGCGTAAGGAGACCAAAGGCCACGGGATGGAGAGAACCATTGAGGGTGAAGTTTACCCAGGGGAGAGGGTTGTCATCCTCGACGATGTGATTACCACGGGAGGTTCGACAATCACGGCGATAGAAAGGGCGAGAGCCAACGGTCTTGTGGTGGAAGGAGTAATTTCTCTTATCGACAGGGAAGAAGGTGGCAGGGAGAATATATTGAAACATGTTGATTCTGTAAGGTCGGTTTTTACCCGCTCAGAGATCTTTGAGCTTTTTAGAGTTCTGTCCGCAGCCGATTAA
- a CDS encoding homocysteine S-methyltransferase family protein produces the protein MKKIKELLRRKVVVLDGATGTELQKRGMPVGVSPELWCLEHRDVIAEIHRAYREAGSDVVYTCTFGANRQKLMEYGFRDVATVNRELAEVARRAVGSGGLVAGDIGPTGRFVEPFGDLPFEEAVEIFKEQAKGLMEGGVDLFVIETMMDIQEARAALLAVKELGDYFTIVTMTFEKDGRTLGGTDPITALVTLQSLGADAVGCNCSVGPREMISWIEGMFPYARVPLIAKPNAGLPRLEDRRTVFEMGPEEFGSYVKAFIERGVSILGGCCGTGPEHIAALSRNLKDLSPPSPKPYRVGVLSSARSHCVVGETRNTPLVIGERINPTGKKDLQEELRAGKMDMVRRLAREQVLQGADLLDINVGVPGIDEAGVIGDVIKAVVAVTDVPLVIDTKDTKALERALRIYPGRALVNSITGEEAKMRELLPLASKYGAMFILLPIADGEVPDRFERRREVIKSVLKEARRFGFRKEDILVDGLVTTVATHSLGVLETLKTVEWCRRVLKCQTVLGVSNVSFGMPERRWLNTALMALAMKHGISAAIINPGSPEVMGVKRALDVLLGYDPGGRIYVGCYSGKGERRGVSEQFGPEEGLKQAIIEGDREGVVDRIKELLDGGYGAANVVQKIMIPAIVEVGERFERREFFLPQLVSAAEAMERGMTYIGPFLEKGEAQSKGKVILATVKGDIHDIGKNIVALMLRNHGYRVIDLGKDVPTELIVKRIKDESPLAVGLSALMTTTMTVMREVIQRTRSEGFDIPFLLGGAVVTEEYARSLGAFYGRDGVDAVRILDTLRRKDEKEVKK, from the coding sequence ATGAAGAAGATAAAGGAGCTTTTACGGAGGAAGGTAGTTGTACTTGATGGGGCCACAGGGACAGAACTCCAGAAGAGAGGTATGCCCGTAGGGGTTTCACCTGAGCTCTGGTGTTTGGAGCACCGGGACGTAATTGCGGAGATCCACAGGGCTTACCGTGAGGCGGGATCGGATGTCGTCTATACCTGTACCTTTGGTGCTAATAGGCAGAAGTTGATGGAATACGGTTTTCGGGATGTGGCTACCGTAAATAGGGAACTGGCAGAGGTGGCGCGCCGAGCAGTTGGTTCTGGAGGGCTTGTGGCGGGAGACATAGGCCCTACGGGCCGGTTTGTTGAACCTTTCGGTGATCTCCCCTTTGAAGAGGCGGTAGAGATATTCAAAGAACAGGCGAAAGGACTCATGGAAGGTGGCGTTGATCTCTTTGTGATAGAGACGATGATGGATATCCAGGAAGCGAGGGCTGCCCTTTTGGCTGTTAAAGAACTGGGGGATTATTTCACCATTGTCACCATGACATTTGAGAAAGACGGACGGACACTTGGAGGAACGGATCCTATAACCGCCCTTGTTACCCTACAGAGTCTCGGAGCCGATGCTGTGGGCTGCAACTGTTCCGTGGGGCCGAGGGAAATGATCTCGTGGATCGAAGGTATGTTCCCTTATGCCAGGGTACCCCTCATTGCTAAGCCCAATGCAGGGCTTCCCAGGCTGGAGGACAGAAGAACTGTTTTTGAAATGGGTCCGGAGGAATTTGGAAGTTACGTTAAAGCTTTTATAGAGAGGGGTGTTTCCATTTTGGGTGGCTGTTGCGGTACTGGACCTGAACATATTGCGGCCTTGTCGAGAAACTTAAAGGATCTTTCTCCACCTTCCCCTAAGCCGTATAGAGTGGGTGTCCTCTCTTCCGCTCGGTCTCACTGTGTTGTTGGTGAGACAAGAAACACTCCTTTGGTTATTGGTGAGAGGATAAATCCCACCGGAAAGAAAGACCTACAGGAAGAACTGCGTGCGGGCAAGATGGATATGGTCAGGCGACTTGCCCGTGAGCAGGTGCTGCAGGGTGCTGATCTGCTGGATATAAACGTAGGTGTCCCTGGCATAGATGAGGCAGGTGTAATTGGGGATGTAATAAAGGCTGTAGTAGCTGTTACTGATGTACCCCTTGTCATCGACACCAAGGATACCAAAGCCCTGGAAAGGGCACTGCGGATATACCCCGGACGGGCATTGGTGAATTCTATCACGGGTGAAGAGGCAAAGATGAGAGAGTTACTCCCCCTTGCTTCGAAATACGGTGCGATGTTTATCCTCCTACCCATTGCTGACGGGGAGGTGCCTGATAGGTTTGAGAGGAGACGGGAGGTAATAAAAAGTGTTTTAAAAGAGGCGCGTCGGTTCGGTTTTCGCAAAGAGGACATCCTTGTGGATGGTCTTGTAACAACGGTAGCTACCCATTCCCTCGGAGTTTTAGAGACCTTGAAAACTGTTGAGTGGTGTAGGCGGGTGCTTAAATGTCAGACGGTTTTAGGTGTGTCTAATGTTTCGTTTGGCATGCCGGAGAGGCGGTGGTTGAATACCGCCTTAATGGCCCTCGCTATGAAGCATGGGATATCGGCCGCTATTATCAATCCGGGTAGCCCCGAGGTTATGGGTGTGAAGAGGGCACTGGATGTTCTTCTGGGATACGATCCCGGTGGGCGGATCTATGTTGGATGTTACAGTGGGAAGGGTGAAAGAAGGGGTGTCAGCGAGCAGTTTGGGCCTGAGGAGGGGCTTAAGCAGGCCATAATTGAAGGGGATCGCGAGGGGGTTGTAGACAGGATAAAAGAATTGCTCGATGGAGGATATGGGGCGGCAAACGTAGTTCAAAAGATCATGATACCTGCAATTGTGGAAGTGGGTGAAAGGTTTGAAAGAAGGGAGTTCTTTCTGCCTCAGCTTGTGTCAGCAGCGGAAGCTATGGAGAGGGGCATGACGTATATCGGACCTTTTCTGGAGAAGGGTGAAGCCCAGAGTAAGGGCAAGGTGATTCTTGCCACTGTGAAAGGTGACATACACGATATAGGAAAGAACATAGTTGCCCTTATGCTGCGCAATCATGGGTACAGAGTCATCGATTTGGGGAAGGATGTGCCCACGGAACTCATTGTGAAAAGAATTAAAGATGAAAGCCCTCTAGCTGTTGGCCTTTCTGCATTAATGACTACGACGATGACAGTGATGAGGGAAGTTATTCAAAGGACCCGCTCTGAAGGCTTCGATATCCCTTTTTTACTTGGTGGTGCCGTGGTAACTGAAGAATATGCGAGAAGTCTCGGGGCGTTCTATGGTAGAGATGGAGTAGATGCTGTGCGTATCCTTGATACCTTGCGCAGGAAAGATGAGAAAGAGGTGAAGAAGTGA
- the leuC gene encoding 3-isopropylmalate dehydratase large subunit, whose amino-acid sequence MGMTITEKILAAHAGMDVVKPGMIVEARVDVAMAHDVTGPIAIEEFRKAGAKKVFDRDRIVLVCDHFTPNKDIAAAKNCKILRDFAKEHNIRYFYDGGNAGICHVLLPEQGLVVPGDLVVGADSHTCTYGALGAFATGVGSTDLAAVMITGKLWFRVPETIKVVLEGRLRPSVSGKDIILYLIGRLGVEGANYKALEFTGDAVGQLTMADRFTIANMVVEAGAKNGVFEADDVTKSYVREYGNRDPVFVYSDPDAVYVDVVPVDLDKLEPQVAFPHLPSNVKGISQVGSIPIDQVYIGSCTNGRIEDLRVAARLLKGRKVARGVRLIVAPATPGVYRMALEEGLIEVFLDAGAVISPPTCGPCLGGHMGVLAEGERAVSTTNRNFVGRMGHRESEVYLTNPAVAAASAVLGRIASPEELKGVHRL is encoded by the coding sequence ATGGGAATGACGATAACGGAAAAGATTCTTGCGGCTCATGCCGGTATGGATGTTGTCAAACCCGGCATGATTGTTGAGGCTCGTGTGGATGTGGCGATGGCCCATGATGTAACAGGGCCAATTGCTATCGAGGAGTTTAGGAAGGCGGGGGCAAAGAAGGTATTCGATCGTGACCGCATTGTGCTTGTGTGTGATCACTTTACCCCAAACAAGGATATAGCCGCTGCCAAAAACTGTAAGATTTTGAGGGATTTTGCAAAAGAACATAATATTCGGTACTTCTACGATGGAGGAAATGCGGGGATCTGTCATGTTCTTCTTCCGGAGCAGGGTTTGGTGGTTCCTGGTGACCTTGTGGTGGGTGCGGACAGTCACACCTGCACCTACGGTGCACTTGGTGCGTTTGCCACCGGTGTGGGCAGTACGGACCTGGCGGCTGTGATGATAACGGGGAAGCTCTGGTTTCGCGTTCCCGAGACGATTAAGGTCGTTCTTGAGGGTCGGTTGCGTCCCTCGGTTTCTGGTAAGGATATCATTCTTTACCTTATCGGGAGATTGGGAGTGGAAGGGGCAAACTATAAAGCTCTGGAGTTTACAGGTGATGCGGTGGGTCAGCTCACGATGGCCGACCGCTTCACCATCGCCAATATGGTTGTGGAGGCGGGTGCTAAAAATGGCGTCTTTGAAGCGGACGATGTTACTAAGAGCTATGTGCGTGAATACGGGAACAGAGATCCCGTTTTTGTGTATTCCGATCCCGATGCTGTTTATGTTGATGTAGTTCCAGTTGATCTGGATAAATTAGAGCCCCAGGTGGCCTTCCCACATCTTCCGTCCAATGTGAAAGGCATAAGCCAGGTGGGTTCCATTCCCATTGATCAGGTTTACATTGGATCGTGCACAAACGGTCGTATCGAGGATCTGCGTGTCGCTGCGAGGTTGCTGAAAGGAAGAAAGGTGGCCCGTGGGGTCAGGCTTATTGTGGCACCCGCAACCCCAGGTGTTTATCGTATGGCCCTCGAGGAAGGTTTGATAGAGGTATTTCTCGATGCGGGTGCGGTAATTAGCCCACCTACCTGTGGTCCGTGTTTGGGAGGTCACATGGGGGTGCTTGCGGAAGGCGAGAGGGCGGTATCCACAACCAACAGGAACTTTGTGGGACGTATGGGGCACAGGGAAAGTGAAGTATATCTTACGAATCCCGCTGTAGCGGCAGCGTCGGCCGTTCTCGGTCGAATAGCCTCACCGGAGGAATTGAAGGGGGTCCACAGGTTATGA